Proteins found in one Chthoniobacterales bacterium genomic segment:
- a CDS encoding flavodoxin domain-containing protein — protein sequence MKPPITILFATMTGNAEGCAIDLELALKERGFTARKENLAHYDASSLARESIALLVVSTWGEGEPPDDAIPFYEDLQVLKAGSLSALRFAVFALGDSSYDEFCGFGRNCDQLLENAGATRLLPCEVCDLDHDERLPRWACELADAIEANAAAVE from the coding sequence ATGAAACCACCGATCACCATTCTGTTCGCCACCATGACGGGCAACGCCGAAGGCTGCGCCATCGACCTCGAACTCGCGCTGAAGGAGCGCGGCTTCACCGCCCGGAAGGAAAATCTCGCGCACTACGATGCGTCGTCTCTTGCCAGGGAGTCGATCGCGCTGCTTGTGGTGAGCACGTGGGGCGAAGGCGAGCCGCCGGACGACGCCATCCCCTTCTACGAAGACCTCCAGGTGCTCAAGGCCGGCAGCCTGAGCGCCCTCCGCTTCGCCGTCTTTGCACTCGGAGACTCGAGCTACGATGAGTTCTGCGGCTTTGGCCGGAATTGCGATCAGTTGCTCGAGAACGCCGGAGCGACTCGCCTGTTGCCGTGCGAGGTCTGCGATCTGGACCACGACGAACGGCTGCCGCGCTGGGCGTGCGAACTGGCCGACGCGATCGAGGCAAACGCCGCCGCGGTCGAGTAG